The genomic window ATAAAGGATAAACGTCCCAGGATTGTAGGCCCATGTACGTCCTGCGGTGTGTGCTATAACCAGTGCCCTCGCACCATTACTACAGAAGAGGAACTTGTGGGTAAACTCAGGTTTGCATACAGTGCCAAAAGTCTGCTTCCCCACCACAATGGACAGGATGGAGGTGCTGTTACGGCATTGCTGGCTTATGGACTGGAGGAAGGTTTGATCGATTGTGCGGTAGTAACCACCCATTCAAAGGATCAACCCTGGAAACCGGTTGCAATTATTGCTGAGGATCGTGCACAGGCGCTTGAGTCCTCTGGTAGCATGTATTCTCACAGCATGACAATGGAACAATTGATGCAGGCCATCCAGCAAGGTATGCGAAGTATTGCTTTTGTGGGTCCAAGTTGCAATATAGATGCAGTCCACAAGATGCAGCGTAGTCCCTATGGTTTTTTGCATCTGTTCATGAGAGCCAATGTGTTGCGTCTGGGACTATTCTGTATGGACACATTTTCGTATGAGGGCATCAAGGAATTTGTTGAAAACCATGGCATGAGACTTGCGGATATTGATGCAATGAAGATTCGTAAGGGTAAGTTTGAGTTTGAGCAGGCAGGTCAGATAAGCAGGTTCTCTCTATCCGAATTTGATGAATACAGGTCTAGCTCATGCAAGTTCTGTACCGACATGGCGGCAGAAAATTCCGATATAAGTTTCGGGGGTGTGGGTACGCCGGATGGTTGCACCACGGTTTTTGCCCGATCAAGTATTGGTTATGAGATATTCAATGAAGCTGTGGAAAATGGTTTCATAGAGGCCCGGCCCCTGGAGGATTATGAGATGGACAGGGTGCTCAATCTTGCCAGGATGAAGAAGGTACAGATGTATGGTGTAAACCGCAGGAGTAAAAAAGCCCGATGAGAAAATATTAGGCCCGGGGCCGTTCCTTTTGGAAGAAAAGCACAGTTTCGTTTAGTGTAACGTCCTTTATGGTTTTGGGGTTTATTGTGGGATAACAGTAATAATGGATAGTTTAAAGAATGGATAATTGGGAATGTTGATATAAAATTGGATGTGGCTGCTGCCAATAAGTTGAAAAAATAAATAAGAAAGAAGTAGTATTTCTTCCTCAAGGGAATGGGCACACTCTCAAAATATAAGTTCAAGAGTTTCTTGTCCGTTCATTCCTTCTTCTTTTCTTCTTTAAGGACAAACTTCTTTCCACAAAGGTCACATTTGCCTTCTTCTGTGACACTTGGTTGCCTTGGTGCATCACCGCCACAAACTCCACATTTTACCATTCTTTTCACCTCCCCAGGTTATATGCGGTTTAACATTGGTTAACAATGGATATATGTTTGAGCATCATTAAAAAATATCTATATTGAAAATTATATTACATAATTTATGGCCAAATGATAACATAAATTGTCAATATTTAGATAAAAGCGTTTGTTAAATTGGTTTAGCTGGAATTTGATACCTTATTCAGGTGTAACCTTCCTTTGTTACACAATCTTCCACTACCACCTTTTCTCCACCTATGGCAATAATGACGGCTCAATGAACGAAAGCCTCTTATAAATTTATTGTTTAAAGGTGTAATCGAATAGCAGGTAGGAACTCATAAAATCATATCAACTTTTGAAAATCATACGATATAAAACATAGTTTCAACCAATATTGATAATATCATATTTTGTGTAACACATACGCTATATAACGCTTACCGAGGCTTCATATCATGATCACAAAGGAACAGGTAGAACACATCGGCTGGCTTGCACGGGTCAATATCGATGAGGAGGATGCTTCCGAATTTGCATCGGAACTGAGCACAGTACTGGATTATTTCGGACAGCTGGATGAGGTGGATACCTCGGATGTCAAGCCTACATACCACGTTGCAGATATCATGAATGTATTCAGGGAAGATGAGCCAAGAGGTTCCCTGGAGCAGGATGCCATTCTTGCAAATGCTGAAGAGGTACAGGATGGCTACATTAAAACTCCAAAGATCATCTGAGGGCCAAAAAATGCTGGACGGTTTATCTGATATAAAAAACAGGATTGTTTCCTCATCAGCCGAGGAAGTTGTTGCCTCCTATCTGGAAAGAATAGAAAAAAGTAACATTAACGCCTTCACCTGTATTGCAGAAGATGCTATTGAGCAGGCTAAAAAAGTTGACTCTCTGGATATTGAAGGTCCTCTTGCAGGTGTGCCCATTGCAATCAAGGATAATATTTCCACAAAGGGATTATCCACAACCTGCAGTTCTGCCATCCTTGAAGGTTATGTGCCACCCTATGATGCTCACGTGATCGAAAGATTGCGAAAGGCCGGTGCAGTGATAATCGGCAAGTCCAACATGGATGAATTTGGTATGGGTACTTCCACTGAAACAAGTACCTATGGTCCAACTCTTAATCCCTGGGATACAGAAAGAGTGGCTGGAGGATCGTCAGGTGGCAGTGCCGCCGCTGTAGCTGCAGGGCAGGTTCCTGTCTCGCTGGGCTCGGATACAGGTGGCTCGGTGCGTTGCCCGGCGGCTTTTTGTGGGGCCGTGGGCCTGAAACCAACCTATGGGGCGGTCTCCAGGTACGGATTGGTTTCTTATGCCAACTCTTTAGAACAGATTGGCCCCCTGGCAAATCGTGTTGAAGATGTCGCAGCCCTGATGGACGTTATTGGCACATATGATAACCGGGATTCAACCTGTGTTAAACATAATGCCGGTTATACTGATACCCTTCAGGATGGTGTGGACGGGTTAAAGATCGGAGTTCCTGATGAATACTTCGGGGAAGGCATCGATGATAATGTACAGAAACTGGTATGGGATGCCATTGGTAAATTCGAGGACATGGGAGCTGAATACACAAAAGTTTCCATGCCAAACACGCCTTATGCACTGGCAGCATATTATATCATAGCCATGAGTGAAGCTTCTTCCAACCTTGCCCGTTTTGACGGTACTCGCTATGGCAATCGTTCAGAGGGGGAGAACTGGCATATGATGGCTTCAAAGACCAGGCAGGAAAAGTTTGGTGCAGAGGTAAAAAGACGTATCCTGCTTGGAACTTATGCTCTTTCTGCGGGCTATCATGACAAATATTATCTAAAGGCCCTCAAGGTCCGCACTCTTGTAAAACAGGATTTTGAAAGAGCCTTTGAGGATGTGGATGTATTAATGGCACCCACAATGCCAACTCCTGCCTTCAAGATAGGGGAAAAAATGGATGATCCACTGTCCCTGTACCTCTCGGATGTCAACACTGTCCCGATTAATCTCGCAGGGGTGCCTTCCATATCAGTGCCGTGTGGCTTTTCCGAAGGTCTGCCTGTAGGACTGCAGGTAATCGGGAACTACTTTGATGAAGCTACTATTCTCAAAGCAGCCCACTCTTTTGAGAAAAATACCGATCATCATACCAAATTGGCCGCAGAGGTGGTATAAATGGTATACGAAAATCCCGATGGTGTGATGGTAGGTCTGGAGATACATGTCCAGCTCAACAAACTTGCTACCAAGTTATTCTGTGGTTGTTCTACGGATTATCATACTTCACAACCCAATACTCATGTATGTCCGGTATGTATGGGCCTTCCCGGTTGTCTGCCGGTGCTGAACAAAAGGGCTGTGGAATATGCTATCAGGATCGGTCTGGCCCTAAACTGTGAGATTGTGGAACAAACCCAGTTCCATCGTAAGAATTACTACTATCCCGATCTTCCAAAAGGTTTTCAGACCACCCAGTATGATTACCCGATTGTCAGTGACGGCAGGGTGGTAATTGAAGGTGAGGACGGTGAACATGTCGTTCGTATCAGGCGTGCCCACATGGAGGAAGACCCGGGCAGACTGATGCATATGGGTTCCATTGACAGGTCCAAGGGTACACTGATTGATTACAATCGATCGGGCATGGCCCTGATTGAGATAGTTTCCGAGCCGGATATGCGCAGTCCCCGGGAAGCCAGACGTTTCCTGGACAAGCTGCGTAACATCCTTGAATATCTGGATGTCTTCGACAGTACCCTGGAAGGCTCGATGAGGGTGGATGCTAATATTTCCATAGGTGGCGGTGACCGAACCGAGGTAAAGAACATCTCTTCCCACAAAGGCGCCGAAAGGGCCCTGCTCTATGAAATCATGCGCCAGAAGAATATCAAACGCCGGGGGGAAGAAGTTGTTATGGAAACACGTCACTTTGACGAGGCCCGTGGGGTCACGATTTCCATGAGGACCAAGGAAGAAGAGCACGATTACCGCTATTTCCCAGAACCCGATCTGGTACCCATGAGGGTTGGAAGCTGGGTTGACGGTATCCTTGAGACTCTCCCCGAACTGCCGGATGCCAGGCGCAGCAGGTTCATTTCGGATTACGGGATGGTGGATACCCACGCCAAGGCGCTGACATCTGACATCAGGGTGGCGGATTTCTATGAAGAGGTTGCCTCAAAGGTAGACCCTGCCGCAGCAGCAGTCTGGGTTTCCGATGTTCTCAAGGGAGAGCTCAATTACCGTGATCTAACCATAGCTTCCTTTAACGTAGAAAATATGGTAAAGATCATTGAGCTGGTGGCCAGTGGTAAAATTACCGAAAAGGGAGCTGTGGAGATCATACGCAATATCCTTGATGAAGGTGGCTCGCCGATGGATATTGTGAAAGAGAAGGGTCTGCTGAAGGTAGAGGGTGATGTGGTCGACGAGGCTGTAGGGGAAGTTTTGAAAGAAAACCCCGACGCTTTGGAGGATTATTTTGCAGGTAAGGAAAAATCCCTGAACTTCCTTGTGGGCCAGGTAATGAAGAAAACACGTGGTCGTGCGGATGCCCGCTCAGTACGTGAGATGATGCTGGAGGAAATCGATAAGAATTATCGATGATTCCTCCTCCAAAACAATTATATGTTTTGAGGGCTATTTAGCCAGCCCGATACTATTAATTTAATTACAATTATTACAAAGGTGAGAATATGGCAAGATTCCCCGAAGCTGAGGAACGTATACTTAACAAGAAGATCTGCATGAATTGCAATGCCCGTAATGCTGTAAGGGCTGTTAAATGCAGAAAGTGTGGTTACAAAAATCTCCGTGTAAAATCCAAGGAAGTAAAGAGAGGCTGATCGGTCTGATGCAGGTGGAAGAGTACCTCAATGACATTGTGAAGAGGGACGGTTGTGTCCATCTGACGCTTATAGACCCCGCCTCCCAAAAACCCGAAAGAGCGGTAGAGATTGCAAAAGCTGCCGTTGAGGGAGGCACTGATGCGATAATGATTGGGGGTTCCACCGGAGCGATGGGTCAGGTTCTTGACCAGACCCTACAGCTGATGAAAGAACAAATTAATGTGCCAACTATTCTTTTCCCCGGCGATTCCGCAGGCGTGAGTTCATACGCCGATGCTATATTTTTCATGAGCCTGCTGAATTCCAGGGATATCAACTACATTGTTACCAACCAGGCGATGGGTGCGCCCCTTGTACGTAAATTCGGCATTGAACCCATTCCAATGGCCTACCTGATCGTGGAACCAGGCGGTACGGTTGGATGGGTAGGGGATGCACGTTTGCTACCCCGTACAAAACCGGAGCTTGCTGCAGCCTATGCTCTTGCTGGATCTTATTTTGGAATGCGCTATGTTTACCTCGAGGCAGGCTCGGGTGCAGAAAAACCGGTTCCAGTTGAAATGGTGGGTGCTGTGAAACATGCTATCGATAAAGGACACCTGATAGTAGGTGGAGGCATCCGCGACCGTAATGCTGCAGCTGCCTGCGCAAAGGCAGGAGCGGATATGATCGTGACAGGTACTGCCGTGGAAGATGCTGGCGATGTCCGCGCAAAGATTGCTGAATTTGTTTCTGCGATCAAAAGTTAAAAATGGATTTCCCTTAATGAGGTGGGGAAATGCTTAAAGTAAAAGGTATTTCAAAAATTTACGATTCTCCCTGCGGGAAAAAACAGGTACTTGAGGACATCAGTTTTACCGTACAGAATGGCGAAATACTTGGCATTACAGGTAAAAGTGGTAGTGGCAAATCTACACTACTTGAAATTTTGCGTGGAATAGAAACTTTTGACAGTGGAACGATTGAGATTGACGCAACGGCTATAAATCCGGATATGGGGCAAACCGGTCAACGTTTTTTGATGAGCAATAGTGCCCTTCATCTTCAGCGCAACTTCAGCCTCTGGTCCGGTAAAGCGGTTGAAAATATAATCCGCAGGCTTTATTATGCAAGGGAAGGTTACGAAGCCCTTCCGGAAAACGATCATCCCCTTTATGATGAAATGTATGAAGAGGCAATGGCCTATCTGGGTATTGTGGGTTTGAAGGAAAAAGCCCTGCATTTTTCTGGAGCATTGAGTGGGGGAGAGAAACAACGCCTCATTCTTGCCCGCCAGCTTGCATCCCGGCCATCCGTGCTGCTGCTGGATGAACCTGTCACAATGGCAGGTCCGGATTCCAAACAGCAAATACTGGACATAATTCTTCTTCTGAAAGAAAAACTCAACATTCCTATTCTGGTAGTATCCCATCTGCCGGAAATTTTGAGCTACCTTGCCGATGATATGCTCTACATTGATGAAGGAAAAATTGTGGCATCAGGTAGCTCTGGCGAAGTTCTGGATAAGTTCCTTCATGGAATGGCTGCTAAAAAACCTCTGGGTAATTTTTCAGAAGAGGTTTGTGTCAGGGCAGAAAATCTTGCCAAGCGTTATTCCCTCTGGAGGGTAGGCGAAGTTTTGGACCTGAAGGATATCTCTCTTTCTGTTAACAGGGGTGAGATACTGGGTTTGATAGGTCCTTCCGGAAGTGGTAAAACAACCCTGCTAAGGATGCTTGCCGGTCTCCTCGAACCCCAAAGCGGAAGGGTCCTTTATTCCCTTGAGGATAACTGGGTTGATATTTCCCGTTTCAGCCCGCAAAGAATGGAAATGCGCCGCAGAATGAGTATCATGCATCAGGAATTCACTTTGTCCCCTCATTCGACAATAGGACAGCATATAGCCTTTAAACTCAGGCTCAAAAGGGAGGGTGCAATAGAACACGCCCGCCAAAAAGCAGAGGAGCTGGGTATCTCTGAAAAGATGCTGGACACGATTTATCAGTTGCCAGATATGGCAGAGGCAGAAAAAGAACAATCCCTTTCAAAAATGGGACTGACACCACAGGTCTACCTTGAATTATTCCCCGCCTGGCCGGACCTTGATGTGGCCAAATATGCAGAACCTGTATTTGATGCTCTGGATCTTTCTCCTGACATACTTGAAAAGAAACCTGCACAGATAAGTGGTGGAGAACATGTGAGGTCCTATATTGCAGTATCTCTTGCCACATCTCCCGATATACTCATGCTGGATGAACCCTTTGGAGATCTTGACCCCGTAACTCTGAGAGATGTTACCAATTCTCTCAAGGAAATAAATCGCAGGTTTGGTACGACCATAGTTTTTGTCAGCCATCACATGGATTTTGTGAAAGAAGTGGCCCACAGGGCAGCTTTGGTATCCGGCGGTCAGGTGATTGAAGAAGGGGATGCACGGGACGTATGTGATAAATTTATAGAATCAACCGGTGTAACCTATATTGGAAAGGGTATTGAGGGGCTCCTTTCAAAGTAATTCTGATATTTTTGTGCTGACAAAGTTTTCAAGATGTGTGCTAATTCTTTCTTCTGCTTATTTTCATTTTGTTTATATATTATTGAAACACAATATACTGGTGGAGGTTTAATAAAATGTACGATCCTGTATATTATATGAAAAAATTTGGGCTTTTTACCGTGGGTCTGTATGCCCTGACCGAAGAGAAGATTAATGAGTATGTGAAAGACCTCGTCGAGAGTGGGGAAATTAACAGGGAAGAGGGTAAAAAGTTCGTGACGGACTTGATTGAATCCAAGAGAAAGCAGCAGGAGGAGATGGAGGATAAGATGTCTTCCCGTGTCAAGGAAGCTGTCAATAAATCCGATGTCGCAACTCAGGAACATGTAAAGAACCTGGAAGAAAAAATCGACCGTCTTGAAACGATGCTTGCAAAATCTATGGGCGAGGATGCACCCGCTGAGGAAAAAGGCAAGCATGAAAAAGATGATGAATGGTCCTGATGCCATTCATCCCTAATATCTCTTTTTTGATAACATGGTACCGGGTATTTCTCACAGATATTCAATGGTTAAGCGGTACGGGCGAATCATAGATGTACTCGTATCTAACGGATTTGGTTATTTTGTGGATAAAATGGGCCTCTGGTCAATGGGGTCTGTTCGCAGTCGTGTCAAGGATCGGTTTGGAAGGGAAAAGGAAATTGATACCCGTCCGGAAAGGGCACGGAAGGTACTTGAAGAACTGGGGCCCACCTATGTCAAATTCGGCCAGTTACTCAGCATGCGGGAAGACCTGATACCCCTGAAATACGCACAGGAATTTACAAAACTTCAGAACGATGTCCCCCCTTTTCCCTTTGAAGATGTAAAAGCAGTACTCAAAAGTGAACTTGGCAGGGATATACCTGAACTCTTTTCTGATTTTGATGAAAAACCGGTTGCAGCTGCATCTATAGGTCAGGTCCATAAAGCACGCCTTCATAGCGGGGAAGATGTGGTTGTAAAGATACAGAGGCCAGGTATTCGCCGCATCATTGAGGCGGACCTGGATATAATGTACAGTCTTGCCGGGTTTGCCCAGCAGCATATCGAGGAAATAAAACTCTACAACCCGGTAGCTGTTGTAGACGAATTGTCAAGGTCGATTCACTCGGAAATGGACTATACTCAGGAAGCAAGGAATATCGAACACTTCCTGAACAACTTTGAAAAAGATCCTGTTATTATAATTCCCCGGGTATACAATGATTACAGCAGCGACCGCGTACTTACCCTGGAATATATTGAAGGGGTAAAATGTAATAAATTTGAAAACCTGGCAAATGAGAATCTGGATCGGGAAAAACTTGCCACAAATGTTTCTGAAGCTTTTATGAAACAGGTTTTTGAACATGGCTTTTTCCATGCTGATCTCCATTCGGGCAACATATTTGCCCTGGAAGACAACAAAATAGCCCTGCTGGATTTCGGGATGGCGGGCCATCTTTCCGAAGATATGCGTGGGCTTTTGATAGATGCCCTTATAGCCATTACAAACGGGGATAGTACCCAATACATAGAGGTTATGCGTGATCTGGGAGTAGCGGATGAAAAACTGGATGTGCGTTCCTTCAAAGCAGATTATGATCATTTCCTTTTCAAGTATTATGGGCGCACGTTAGATCAGGTGGATGCCACAGAAGTCTCCTCTGAAATGTTGTCTCTTTTGCGTAAGCATCAGATAAAGGTTCCTCCGAATGTTGCCCTGCTTTTTAAAGGAGTAATGACTGTAAGTGGGTTTGCTATGCAAATGGTCCCGGATTTCAATGTAACTGAAATCGCCGAGCCTTATGCACGTAAATTCATGAAAAAACGCTTTTCTCCACGTAATATAGCCAAAAACAGTTCAAAGAATCTCTGGTATGTAAGCAGGCTTCTCAGTCGTGCCCCGTTGCAGCTTTCACACATTCTCGAGGTTGCCGAAAAAGGCTACCTGAATCTTAAATTTGAACATGAAGGAACCGACCGTCTCCTTTCGGAAATAAGTGTTGCCTCCAACCGGCTTGCTTTCAGTCTTATCATTTCTGCCATTATAGTTGGTTCTTCCCTGGTTATACAAACCGGTATGGAACCCCAGATGTGGGGAGTTCCGTTATTTGGTCTGTTTGGTTTCTTTGCTGCCGGGATTTTCGGTATGGGTCTGATTATATATATTATTAGAACTGGAAGTCTATAACATCACAATTTACATATTGCAAATATGCTAAATATAATGTCCATAAAAATGGAGGATTCCTATGACTGACCCCCAGATCGAAAGAAAACTTATCGAAATCATGCGTATTATCAATGAAAGTGACAGGCCTGTAGGTGCCCGTATCATTGCCGACGAATTACGCAACAGGGGTTACAATCTTGGTGAAAGGGCTGTACGTTATCACCTCAGAATACTGGACGAGCGGGGCTTTACTGAAAAGCACGGCTATACAGGTCGCTCCATCACATTAAAAGGCAAGGAAGAACTGGAAGAGGCCCTTATCGGTGACAGGCTTGATTTTGTAATCACAAGGATTGAGGACCTGATCTATCGCACAGATTATGATCCCGTTAAAAAGCAAGGGAATGTGATTGTAAATGTATCCTATGTGGACAAGGATGATTTTGAAAAGACTGCCGGCTTGATGAGAAGTGCAATTGATTACTCAATAAGTCCAAGGGTAGGAATTTTTGAAGAAGATTCGGAGGATATATTTGTTCCAACGGGGAAAGTGGGGATTGCGACAGTTTGCAGTATTACTTTTGATGGAATTCTCCTGCGGCATGGAATTCCGGTCAAACCTAACTTTGGAGGAATTCTTTCCGTGGAAAATAATGAACCAGTGGTTTTTAAAGACCTTATTTCGTACAGGGGCACATCTATAGATCCGATTAAGATTTTTTTGATGCGCCAATCAACATCGGTAACAGGATTGCTTCAGTCGGGTTTTGGAACCATATTGGCTAATATGCGTAGTATTCCACAATCTGCTGTTGAAAATGCCAGTCTTCTTTTCCAGCAATTGCATGAGTCTGATATAGGCGGGTTGCTTGCGATGGATAACGAATCGGGTAATGTGCTGGGCGCACCTGTAGATGTTGGCATGTCGGGGATTGTTGTTTCTGTAGGCGTAAATGCCCTGGCTGTTGTTGAAGAATACGGTATTGATGTAACTACCCGTCCGGTTTCAACGATTATGGATTATGGAACAATGAAACCCCTGTGAGATAATCTGTTTTCATTTTGTATTTAGATTGTAGGGTTTCAGGAATTGTCCTTCCACCTCATCTCTGTGGAATGCATTGTAACTACAGAAAGGAATAATCCTTCCGTCTGGTGTGGCATAATGGATCCCACAGCGGCAAACTCTTTCCAGGTCAAAATTATAGAGATCCTGGAAATGCATTGCTCCAACAAAAAGTGATTTCCGGTGGAATTGGCTGGTCACTTCCCTTTCTCCTTCCTTTATTATGTTAATCAGCATTTTTGTAATATTGATTGATTTGGGAGCCTTTTCCTGATCGACCAGTTTTGGGATTTCCCGGACTACCCTGGCAAGGTTGATAAGGTTCCTGGCTTTTGTACCGTTGAGATCCTGTGTGGCATCATCAAGCAATTCGATAAATCCCTCAACATCAAGGAAATCTGTAATCGGTATGATCCTGCCTTCCTCCACAAAAAGGTATGTTGCGGCTCCACAGTGTGGATGGACTGTAAATTCGGGGAGGTATTTTCCCTGTACTCCTTCTATAAAACGCGAGATGGGTACCACAAAGGGTATTGGGTACCAGGCATTTTCGGCCACTTCCCCTGAGGTCTGATCTGCAAGTCCCTTTATCAGGTCAGGAATTGTAAATCTCTGTTTTTCCCTGCTTTGCCTGTCAATTCTGCCGGTGAATGCCACAGGCTGAAAGTTGATTCCTTTCACCACGTCCAGCTTATCGGTGGCAAACCGAACAATATCGGCAAGTTGATCGTCGTTTTCCCCTTTTACCAGGGTTGGCACGAGAACGATACTGTGAATACCTGCTTCACGGCAATTACCGATTGCTTTTTCTTTTACAGGCAGGGCATTGAAATTACGTATCTTTTGGTAAGTTTCTTCTTTGACCCCATCAAAGGAGAGGTATATTGTATGCAATCCTGCATTTTTCAGTTTTCGGGCAAATTCAATATCTTTTGCGATTCTGACACCGTTTGTAGCTATCTGAATCTGGACAAACCCCATCTCCTTTGCCTTCTGGATCATGGCGGGCAGGTCATCTCTGACAGTTGGTTCTCCGCCTGAGAATTGTATTGCTGGACAGGGGGTTGGTTTTTCTTCCCTCAGGATTTTTAGCATATTTTCTATCTGCTGGAAAGTAGGTTCATAAATGAAGCCCCTGGTTTTTGCATTGGCAAAACAGATGGGGCAATTGAGGTTACAACGGTTTGTAACATCGATGTTTGCAAGAAGGGTTGTTGTTTTATGGGACGGGCACAGTCCGCAACTCAAGGGACAACCCTCATCATCTGAAGTCAGAGGGTTTGAAACTCCGTTTCCTTCATGACGATATTTCTGGAACTTTCGGTACAGGTTGGCATCCGACCAGTAAACTTCTTCGAATTTGCCATGTTCTGGACATTCCTTTTCCATCAATACTCTGTCATTATTTTCAAATATACTGGCTTCTATGACTTCCTTGCATTCCGGACAAACAGATTTAGTGCTATGCATATACGTACCCTTCCCACATGTGAACCTACGTTCTGCACCTATTTATCAGGTGCTTAAAAAAGGGAGGTATACATTACCCCGTCAGCAAACCTCCCTGAAATTTCACTTATTCTTCAAGTATTATTCTTGCGATATCATCTCCCACATCGGAGGTTTTAGCGCTGCCTCCCATATCATAGGTTTTGACATTGTTCTCCATGATATTTTGTTCAATGGCAGAAACAATACTTGCTGCAGCTTCATTTTCTCCGAGTTGGTCTATAAGCATGGAGCCGGCCCATATTGTGGCGATAGGGTTGACTTTGTTCTGCCCCTTGTACTTGGGTGCAGAACCGTGGATTGGTTCGAACATGCTGGTTCCTTCGGGATTGATGTTTCCGCCGGGTGCAAGTCCCAGTCCTCCCTGTATCATTGCGCCCAGATCGGTGATTATATCTCCGAACATGTTGGGGGTTACAACTACATCAAACCAATCGGGATTTTTGACAAACCACATGGTAATAGCATCAACATAGTTGAAATCTGTTTCAACATCGGGGTGTGTGGCAGCTACATTTTCAAATTCTTCTCTCCATAATCCATAGATATCGGAGAGCACATTTGCCTTGTCCACTGAAGCCACATGTTTGTCACGCTTTTCTGCAAGGTCAAAGGCATACTCGATAACCCTTCTGGTACCCTCTTTGGAGATCATTCCTATCTGATAGGCAATTTCCTCACTGTCGGTTTCTATGTCAAGGTCAAATTTTGCGGAGTACAGGGAACGTGAGACCTCAAGCATTTCCTTGCTGGTACCCTTCTTGGACCTTCCACCGATTCCGATATAGAAATCTTCGGTGTTTTCCCTTACCACTGTAAAGTCAATATCTTTCGGAGTTTTATCCTTTATAGGAGTCCATACTCCCTCGAGAAGTTTTATTGGACGCAGGTTGATGTACTGGTCAAAATAAAAACGTGCAGCAAGCAGAATGCCTTTCTCGAGCACGCCCGGGGCAATCCTGGGGTCTCCTATAGAACCCAGGTAGATGGTTGAATAGTCGGACAGTTCTTTGAGTGTGTCCTCGCCT from Methanohalophilus halophilus includes these protein-coding regions:
- the gatB gene encoding Asp-tRNA(Asn)/Glu-tRNA(Gln) amidotransferase subunit GatB, which produces MVYENPDGVMVGLEIHVQLNKLATKLFCGCSTDYHTSQPNTHVCPVCMGLPGCLPVLNKRAVEYAIRIGLALNCEIVEQTQFHRKNYYYPDLPKGFQTTQYDYPIVSDGRVVIEGEDGEHVVRIRRAHMEEDPGRLMHMGSIDRSKGTLIDYNRSGMALIEIVSEPDMRSPREARRFLDKLRNILEYLDVFDSTLEGSMRVDANISIGGGDRTEVKNISSHKGAERALLYEIMRQKNIKRRGEEVVMETRHFDEARGVTISMRTKEEEHDYRYFPEPDLVPMRVGSWVDGILETLPELPDARRSRFISDYGMVDTHAKALTSDIRVADFYEEVASKVDPAAAAVWVSDVLKGELNYRDLTIASFNVENMVKIIELVASGKITEKGAVEIIRNILDEGGSPMDIVKEKGLLKVEGDVVDEAVGEVLKENPDALEDYFAGKEKSLNFLVGQVMKKTRGRADARSVREMMLEEIDKNYR
- a CDS encoding geranylgeranylglyceryl/heptaprenylglyceryl phosphate synthase translates to MQVEEYLNDIVKRDGCVHLTLIDPASQKPERAVEIAKAAVEGGTDAIMIGGSTGAMGQVLDQTLQLMKEQINVPTILFPGDSAGVSSYADAIFFMSLLNSRDINYIVTNQAMGAPLVRKFGIEPIPMAYLIVEPGGTVGWVGDARLLPRTKPELAAAYALAGSYFGMRYVYLEAGSGAEKPVPVEMVGAVKHAIDKGHLIVGGGIRDRNAAAACAKAGADMIVTGTAVEDAGDVRAKIAEFVSAIKS
- the gatA gene encoding Asp-tRNA(Asn)/Glu-tRNA(Gln) amidotransferase subunit GatA, which translates into the protein MLDGLSDIKNRIVSSSAEEVVASYLERIEKSNINAFTCIAEDAIEQAKKVDSLDIEGPLAGVPIAIKDNISTKGLSTTCSSAILEGYVPPYDAHVIERLRKAGAVIIGKSNMDEFGMGTSTETSTYGPTLNPWDTERVAGGSSGGSAAAVAAGQVPVSLGSDTGGSVRCPAAFCGAVGLKPTYGAVSRYGLVSYANSLEQIGPLANRVEDVAALMDVIGTYDNRDSTCVKHNAGYTDTLQDGVDGLKIGVPDEYFGEGIDDNVQKLVWDAIGKFEDMGAEYTKVSMPNTPYALAAYYIIAMSEASSNLARFDGTRYGNRSEGENWHMMASKTRQEKFGAEVKRRILLGTYALSAGYHDKYYLKALKVRTLVKQDFERAFEDVDVLMAPTMPTPAFKIGEKMDDPLSLYLSDVNTVPINLAGVPSISVPCGFSEGLPVGLQVIGNYFDEATILKAAHSFEKNTDHHTKLAAEVV
- the gatC gene encoding Asp-tRNA(Asn)/Glu-tRNA(Gln) amidotransferase subunit GatC, giving the protein MITKEQVEHIGWLARVNIDEEDASEFASELSTVLDYFGQLDEVDTSDVKPTYHVADIMNVFREDEPRGSLEQDAILANAEEVQDGYIKTPKII
- a CDS encoding Coenzyme F420 hydrogenase/dehydrogenase, beta subunit C-terminal domain, with amino-acid sequence MKQDPICKREVAEDTSFQKEYDGKTYYFCSSECLKTFNEMKKSVIRLKRSLDEKKRVSFGKLNKDVIKPGICTLCGACAASCESIAIKDKRPRIVGPCTSCGVCYNQCPRTITTEEELVGKLRFAYSAKSLLPHHNGQDGGAVTALLAYGLEEGLIDCAVVTTHSKDQPWKPVAIIAEDRAQALESSGSMYSHSMTMEQLMQAIQQGMRSIAFVGPSCNIDAVHKMQRSPYGFLHLFMRANVLRLGLFCMDTFSYEGIKEFVENHGMRLADIDAMKIRKGKFEFEQAGQISRFSLSEFDEYRSSSCKFCTDMAAENSDISFGGVGTPDGCTTVFARSSIGYEIFNEAVENGFIEARPLEDYEMDRVLNLARMKKVQMYGVNRRSKKAR
- a CDS encoding 50S ribosomal protein L40e; protein product: MARFPEAEERILNKKICMNCNARNAVRAVKCRKCGYKNLRVKSKEVKRG